A single Theropithecus gelada isolate Dixy chromosome 7b, Tgel_1.0, whole genome shotgun sequence DNA region contains:
- the VRTN gene encoding vertnin has product MTSRNQLVQRVLQELQEAVECEGLEGLVGAALEAKQVLSSFTLPTCREGGPGLQVLEVDSVALSLYPDDAPRNMLPLVCKGEGSLLFEAASMLLWGDAGLSLELRARTVVEMLLHRHYYLQGMIDSKVMLQAVRYSLCSEESPEMTSLPPATLEAIFDADVKASCFPSSFSNVWHLYALASVLRRNIYSIYPMRNLKIRPYFNRVIRPRRCDHMPSTLHIMWAGQPLTSHFFRHQYFAPVVGLEEVEAEGAPGMAPALPTLAPLSSPAKTLELLNREPGLSYSHLCERYSVTKSTFYRWRRQSQEHRQRVAARFSAKHFLQDSFHRGGVVPLQQFLQRFPEISRSTYYAWKHELLGSGTCPALPPKEVLGMEVLEKLPEEQVAEEELECSALAVSSPGMVLMQRAKLYLEHCISLNTLVPYRCFKRRFPGISRSTYYNWRRKALRRNPSFKPAPALSAPGTPQPASVGEGAVIPWKSEAEEGAGKATDEEPPTPQELLPLRMPLSRWQRRLRRAARRQVLSGHLPFCRFRLRYPSLSPSAFWVWKSLARGWPRGLSKLQVPAPTLGKGGQEAEEKQEEEAGRDVTTVMAPPVGASSEDAEGGPSREGALQEGATAQGQPHSGPLLSQPVVAAAGGRDGRMLVMDMIATTKFKAQAKLFLQKRFQSKSFPSYKEFSALFPLTARSTYYMWKRALYDGLTLVDG; this is encoded by the coding sequence ATGACTTCTCGGAATCAGTTGGTGCAGCGGGTGCTGCAGGAGCTGCAGGAGGCAGTGGAGTGCGAAGGACTGGAGGGTCTCGTAGGTGCTGCCCTAGAGGCCAAGCAGGTCCTGTCTTCCTTCACTCTTCCTACCTGCCGGGAGGGAGGCCCTGGCCTCCAGGTGCTGGAAGTGGACTCGGTGGCCCTGAGCCTGTATCCCGACGATGCTCCACGGAACATGCTGCCGCTGGTGTGCAAGGGCGAGGGCAGCCTGCTGTTCGAGGCGGCCAGCATGCTGCTGTGGGGTGACGCGGGCCTCAGCCTGGAGCTGCGGGCCCGCACAGTGGTGGAAATGCTGCTGCACAGACACTACTACCTCCAGGGCATGATCGACTCCAAAGTGATGCTGCAGGCCGTGCGCTACTCCCTGTGCTCTGAGGAGTCCCCTGAGATGACCAGCTTGCCCCCCGCCACGCTGGAGGCCATCTTCGATGCTGACGTCAAGGCCTCCTGCTTCCCCAGCAGCTTCTCCAACGTGTGGCACTTGTATGCTCTCGCCTCTGTGCTCCGGCGGAACATCTACTCCATCTACCCCATGCGCAACCTCAAGATCCGGCCCTATTTCAACCGTGTCATCCGGCCCCGCCGCTGCGACCACATGCCCTCCACGCTGCACATCATGTGGGCTGGTCAGCCCCTCACCAGCCACTTCTTCCGCCACCAGTACTTTGCCCCTGTGGTGGGGCTGgaagaggtggaggctgaaggTGCTCCTGGCATGGCCCCAGCTCTTCCAACCCTGGCCCCACTGTCATCGCCGGCCAAGACCCTGGAGCTGCTCAACCGCGAACCTGGCCTCAGCTACTCTCACCTGTGTGAGCGCTACAGCGTCACCAAGAGCACCTTCTACCGCTGGCGGCGGCAGTCCCAGGAGCACCGGCAGAGGGTGGCTGCCCGCTTCTCCGCCAAGCACTTCCTGCAGGATAGCTTCCACCGGGGGGGCGTCGTGCCGCTTCAGCAGTTCCTCCAGCGGTTCCCCGAGATCTCCCGCTCAACCTACTACGCCTGGAAGCATGAGCTGCTGGGCTCTGGCACCTGCCCGGCCCTGCCCCCCAAGGAGgtgctgggcatggaggtgctaGAGAAGCTGCCAGAGGAGCAGGTGGCTGAGGAGGAGCTGGAGTGCTCAGCACTGGCGGTGTCAAGCCCTGGAATGGTCTTAATGCAGCGGGCCAAGTTGTACCTGGAGCATTGCATTTCCCTGAACACACTGGTACCCTATCGCTGCTTCAAACGTAGGTTCCCTGGCATCTCACGGTCCACCTATTACAATTGGCGGCGAAAGGCCCTCCGGAGGAACCCCAGCTTCAAGCCAGCACCAGCCCTCTCTGCTCCTGGGACTCCCCAGCCAGCATCTGTTGGGGAAGGGGCTGTAATTCCTTGGAAGAGTGAAGCAGAAGAGGGGGCAGGGAAGGCCACGGATGAGGAGCCTCCCACCCCCCAGGAGCTCCTGCCACTAAGGATGCCCCTGTCCCGTTGGCAGAGGCGTCTGCGCAGGGCTGCCCGCAGGCAGGTGTTGAGTGGGCATCTCCCTTTTTGCCGCTTCCGCCTCCGCTACCCCAGCCTGTCACCTTCTGCCTTTTGGGTCTGGAAGAGTCTTGCTCGGGGTTGGCCCAGAGGCCTGTCCAAACTCCAGGTGCCAGCCCCCACCTTGGGCAAAggaggtcaggaggctgaggagaagcaggaggaggaggctggcagGGATGTGACAACTGTGATGGCCCCACCTGTGGGGGCTTCTTCAGAAGATGCAGAGGGAGGGCCTTCCAGAGAGGGGGCCCTGCAAGAGGGGGCCACAGCCCAGGGCCAGCCCCACAGTGGGCCCCTGCTGAGCCAAcctgtggtggcagcagcaggtGGGAGGGATGGCCGGATGCTGGTAATGGACATGATCGCTACCACGAAGTTTAAGGCCCAGGCCAAGCTGTTCTTGCAGAAGCGCTTCCAGTCCAAGAGCTTCCCCTCCTACAAGGAGTTCAGTGCCCTCTTCCCCCTCACTGCCCGCTCCACATACTACATGTGGAAGCGAGCCCTCTATGATGGCCTCACCCTGGTAGATGGCTGA